One segment of Deltaproteobacteria bacterium DNA contains the following:
- the hemL gene encoding glutamate-1-semialdehyde 2,1-aminomutase, protein MDSTVSSRLYEHALRIIPGGVNSPVRACRSVGRDPLFIRRAKGSKIYDADGREYLDFVASWGPMVLGHADDRVVAAIKDAAVNGTSFGAPTELEVKMAQTIVDAVPSVEMVRMVNSGTEATMSAIRLARGYTGRDLVVKFDGCYHGHADGLLVKAGSGLATFGIPGSPGVPDDVCKNTLSLPYNDTAAFEACMRQAGARIAAVIVEPIAGNMGVVPPADGFLETLRRHTRETGALLIFDEVITGFRVGWGGAQERFGIRPDLTCLGKIIGGGLPVGAFGGRQEIMRRMAPEGDIYQAGTLSGNPLAMAAGLATLDVLMGADVYETLDRKSTLFWNGMKECVKEAGIPAVVNAVGSMGALFFTSDPVTDFVGAMRSDRERFARYYSLMLDRGVYLAPSAYEASFISMAHCESDLERAWDAFRDSLRRLS, encoded by the coding sequence ATGGACTCGACCGTGTCGTCTCGATTGTATGAACATGCGCTTCGGATCATACCCGGCGGGGTGAATTCCCCGGTGAGAGCCTGTCGGTCCGTGGGACGCGATCCGTTGTTTATACGAAGAGCCAAAGGCTCGAAAATCTACGATGCCGACGGAAGGGAATATCTGGACTTTGTGGCTTCCTGGGGGCCTATGGTCCTGGGGCACGCGGATGATCGAGTGGTAGCCGCCATCAAGGACGCCGCCGTGAACGGAACGAGCTTCGGCGCTCCCACCGAGCTGGAAGTGAAGATGGCCCAAACCATTGTCGATGCGGTGCCCTCCGTGGAGATGGTTCGCATGGTGAATTCCGGAACGGAAGCCACCATGAGCGCCATACGATTGGCTCGAGGATATACGGGGCGCGATCTGGTGGTCAAATTCGACGGCTGCTACCACGGTCATGCGGATGGGCTTCTGGTCAAAGCCGGTTCGGGTCTGGCGACGTTCGGGATACCCGGTAGTCCCGGAGTTCCCGACGATGTCTGCAAAAACACGCTTTCTCTGCCCTACAACGACACAGCCGCCTTCGAAGCGTGCATGCGACAAGCCGGGGCGCGGATTGCGGCCGTCATTGTCGAGCCCATTGCAGGAAACATGGGCGTTGTACCTCCTGCGGACGGCTTCCTGGAAACGCTGCGCCGCCATACTCGGGAAACGGGCGCGCTGCTGATTTTCGATGAAGTGATCACCGGATTCAGGGTCGGATGGGGCGGGGCCCAGGAGCGCTTCGGTATCCGTCCCGATTTGACATGCCTGGGCAAGATCATCGGCGGAGGGCTGCCGGTCGGCGCCTTCGGGGGTCGCCAAGAGATCATGCGTCGCATGGCGCCCGAGGGGGACATCTATCAAGCGGGTACTCTTTCCGGAAATCCGTTGGCCATGGCGGCCGGTCTGGCCACTCTGGACGTTCTGATGGGTGCGGATGTGTATGAAACGCTGGATAGAAAGAGCACCCTGTTTTGGAACGGAATGAAGGAGTGCGTGAAAGAGGCGGGCATTCCCGCTGTTGTGAACGCCGTGGGATCCATGGGCGCGCTCTTCTTTACCAGTGATCCTGTAACCGACTTCGTCGGCGCCATGCGTAGCGATAGGGAACGGTTTGCGCGTTACTACAGCCTCATGTTGGACCGAGGGGTGTATTTGGCGCCGTCCGCTTACGAGGCCTCGTTTATCTCGATGGCTCACTGCGAATCGGACTTGGAAAGAGCGTGGGATGCGTTTCGGGATTCCTTACGGCGACTAAGTTAA
- a CDS encoding ATP:cob(I)alamin adenosyltransferase: protein MGIGTKKGDTGRTGLLRGERVPKYHLAIELGGILDEANSLLGLARASFPEKKVKRILLQVQKGV from the coding sequence ATGGGCATAGGCACCAAGAAAGGCGACACGGGTCGCACGGGCCTTCTGAGAGGAGAAAGGGTTCCCAAGTACCATTTGGCCATCGAGTTGGGAGGAATCCTCGACGAAGCCAACTCGTTGTTAGGCTTGGCGAGGGCCTCTTTTCCCGAGAAGAAAGTCAAGCGGATCCTGCTCCAAGTTCAGAAAGGAGTTTGA
- the atpB gene encoding F0F1 ATP synthase subunit A, protein MEHPFLFLSKLFELIGLGSFAHHYPHVVYSWFIMLFLIVVGKLCAGAVKMIPSGGQNFFEMVISGIEDFQISIMGEEGRPFFPLIATLGLYILCCNWIGLIPGMLSPTANINTPLSCALVVFVVTHAVGLKEHGPKYIKHFTGPIWWMVPLMLPIELIGHLSRVLSLTFRLFGNIMGEDLVLAILLFLAGKFLAPVPMMFLAIFTSFVQAFIFSLLTMMYIAGSLEESH, encoded by the coding sequence ATGGAACACCCGTTTCTGTTTTTATCGAAGCTCTTCGAGTTGATAGGGCTTGGCTCGTTTGCACACCACTACCCCCACGTTGTCTATTCCTGGTTCATCATGCTGTTCCTGATTGTTGTTGGAAAGCTCTGCGCCGGCGCAGTGAAAATGATCCCTTCGGGCGGCCAGAATTTTTTTGAAATGGTTATTTCAGGAATCGAAGATTTTCAGATTTCCATCATGGGTGAAGAAGGACGCCCGTTCTTTCCTTTGATTGCCACACTGGGTCTCTATATCTTGTGCTGCAACTGGATCGGTCTGATCCCGGGCATGTTGTCACCCACCGCAAACATCAACACGCCTCTCTCGTGCGCACTCGTGGTTTTTGTGGTCACTCATGCGGTGGGGCTTAAAGAGCACGGGCCCAAATACATCAAACACTTCACGGGTCCCATCTGGTGGATGGTTCCTCTCATGCTTCCCATCGAACTCATCGGACATCTCAGCCGCGTGCTTTCCCTGACCTTCCGTCTCTTCGGAAACATCATGGGCGAGGACTTGGTTTTGGCCATTCTGTTGTTTCTGGCCGGGAAGTTTCTGGCGCCGGTTCCCATGATGTTCCTGGCCATTTTCACCAGCTTCGTGCAGGCGTTTATTTTCTCGTTGCTGACCATGATGTACATTGCGGGTTCTCTGGAAGAGTCGCATTGA
- a CDS encoding YHS domain-containing protein has product MNAKKLYTPRDPVCGRDVFGVYPTAIYEGKMYFFCSEACEKRFSTDPESFVRRKGVFRRFMDRLAEKNAENPPKCGCDCCH; this is encoded by the coding sequence ATGAACGCGAAGAAGTTGTATACTCCAAGAGACCCGGTGTGCGGGAGGGATGTCTTCGGAGTGTATCCAACGGCAATCTACGAGGGTAAAATGTACTTTTTCTGCAGTGAGGCCTGCGAAAAACGCTTTTCAACAGACCCCGAAAGTTTTGTAAGGAGAAAAGGCGTGTTTCGTCGCTTCATGGATCGTTTGGCGGAGAAAAACGCCGAAAATCCGCCGAAGTGCGGATGCGATTGTTGTCACTGA
- a CDS encoding PAS domain S-box protein, which yields MLSRNAGPKAQPVELILDATDQGIYVLDAEGRCTLFNRAASVMTGWGSEEGLGRSIHELIHHTRPGGSPHPPSECSVLGVLRTGEGVHKDSEIYWRKNGTPFPVEYSSSPIIEDGRTIGAVVVFIDITERKKVEKALSDREEELRLISDAGPTLISYVDSGGLYHWVNKTYAEWVGLSAREIRGLHVREVLGETAWLAVEPFAERVLAGEAVTYEHQLLMRDGPRWVRGTCTPDLNEAGQVRGFVEHALDIGERKEAEETYRATLNILEDFDEEKANLQNLQLATMNLLEDLDEERLNFQQIQKATLNLLEDMNAEREKSDQTQRALMNILDDVEVERVKAEQARALLESVNKELEAFSYSVSHDLRSPLRAISGFTQALMEDWAPLLDDDGKRYLALVQENAHRMGQLIDDLLTFSRLGRQTMTVTEIDMADLAQSVYDELETRTSGRNIAFTMGAIPPAQGDKALIRQVLVNLISNAVKFTQTRERALIEFGYETQGGDGAYFIRDNGVGFDMRYVDKLFGVFQRLHSVTEFEGTGVGLALVYRIVTRHGGSVWAEGRLDRGAAFYFSLPQKGTR from the coding sequence ATGCTTTCCCGCAACGCCGGGCCGAAGGCCCAACCCGTGGAACTGATCCTGGATGCCACGGATCAGGGGATCTACGTGCTGGATGCCGAAGGACGGTGCACACTGTTCAATCGGGCCGCTTCCGTCATGACCGGCTGGGGGTCCGAGGAGGGGTTGGGTCGAAGCATTCATGAGCTTATCCACCACACCCGGCCGGGTGGATCTCCTCATCCCCCTTCCGAGTGCTCGGTCCTCGGCGTGCTGCGCACGGGCGAAGGCGTTCACAAGGACAGCGAAATCTATTGGCGTAAGAACGGCACCCCGTTTCCCGTGGAGTATTCCTCATCACCGATTATCGAGGACGGCAGGACCATCGGTGCGGTGGTTGTCTTTATCGATATCACGGAACGCAAGAAGGTTGAAAAGGCCCTGAGCGATCGGGAAGAAGAACTGCGGCTCATCTCGGATGCCGGGCCGACGCTGATTTCCTATGTCGATTCCGGCGGCCTGTACCACTGGGTCAACAAGACGTACGCCGAATGGGTGGGCCTCTCGGCCAGGGAAATACGGGGACTGCACGTCCGTGAAGTGCTGGGCGAGACGGCCTGGCTGGCCGTTGAGCCATTCGCCGAGCGTGTTCTGGCCGGTGAAGCGGTCACCTACGAGCACCAGTTGCTGATGCGGGATGGACCCCGCTGGGTGCGTGGAACCTGTACTCCCGACCTGAATGAAGCCGGTCAGGTGCGGGGATTTGTCGAACACGCGTTGGATATCGGGGAGCGCAAGGAAGCCGAAGAGACTTACCGTGCGACCTTGAACATCCTCGAAGATTTCGACGAAGAGAAGGCCAACCTGCAAAACCTCCAGCTGGCCACGATGAACCTGCTGGAAGACCTCGATGAAGAGCGTCTTAATTTTCAACAGATCCAAAAGGCGACCTTGAATCTTCTGGAGGATATGAATGCCGAGCGGGAGAAATCGGATCAGACGCAGCGCGCCCTTATGAACATCCTGGATGATGTGGAAGTGGAACGCGTCAAAGCTGAACAGGCCAGGGCGCTCTTGGAATCCGTCAACAAGGAGCTGGAAGCTTTTTCCTACTCGGTTTCCCACGACTTGCGGTCGCCTTTGCGCGCCATCAGCGGATTCACCCAAGCATTGATGGAAGATTGGGCGCCGCTGCTGGACGATGATGGCAAGCGCTATCTCGCTCTCGTGCAGGAAAACGCCCATAGGATGGGTCAGCTCATCGACGACCTGTTGACGTTTTCGCGGCTCGGGCGGCAGACCATGACCGTGACCGAAATCGACATGGCCGACCTGGCGCAATCCGTGTATGATGAACTTGAAACCCGGACCTCGGGGCGCAACATCGCTTTCACGATGGGTGCGATTCCGCCGGCCCAAGGAGACAAGGCGCTGATACGTCAAGTCCTGGTGAATCTGATTTCCAACGCCGTAAAGTTTACCCAAACCAGGGAACGGGCCCTGATCGAGTTCGGCTATGAAACCCAAGGGGGGGACGGTGCTTACTTCATTCGGGACAACGGAGTAGGCTTTGATATGCGGTACGTCGACAAGCTCTTCGGGGTGTTTCAGCGGCTGCACTCGGTGACGGAGTTCGAGGGCACCGGCGTGGGACTCGCGCTGGTGTACCGTATCGTCACCCGTCACGGCGGTTCGGTTTGGGCGGAGGGCCGTCTGGATCGAGGAGCCGCCTTTTACTTCAGCTTGCCGCAGAAAGGCACAAGATGA
- the atpE gene encoding ATP synthase F0 subunit C — protein MNRRTFRLTMLSTFFVLGMATLAFAEVDPTVAASGMKLFAAVVTAAGFGIGIAAFGTGIGQGIAIKGAVEGTARNPEASGKITVTMLIGLAMVESLCIYALVVALILLYAYPMAAPVAKMIGLPL, from the coding sequence ATGAACAGGAGAACTTTCCGTCTGACCATGCTGAGTACGTTTTTTGTGTTGGGCATGGCGACATTGGCGTTCGCCGAAGTCGATCCCACGGTAGCAGCCTCGGGCATGAAGCTGTTCGCAGCCGTTGTTACGGCGGCCGGTTTTGGAATTGGTATTGCCGCTTTTGGAACGGGCATCGGCCAAGGTATCGCCATCAAGGGCGCGGTCGAGGGAACGGCCCGCAACCCGGAGGCTTCCGGTAAGATTACGGTGACCATGCTGATCGGTCTGGCCATGGTCGAGTCTCTGTGTATCTACGCGCTCGTCGTGGCCCTGATTCTGTTGTACGCCTATCCTATGGCGGCGCCGGTGGCCAAGATGATCGGCCTGCCCTTGTAA
- a CDS encoding ATP synthase subunit I: MALLVAGSGPVVGTRFSLSVLCGGLLAMANFHVLYGTLRRAFISTASASGASVVVVFKYYIRLILTGIAIFLLLKFGNINPVGLLLGLSTVVINLVLFGFFEFYKNYIKEA, from the coding sequence TTGGCGCTGCTCGTTGCGGGATCCGGGCCGGTCGTGGGTACGCGCTTCTCTTTGAGCGTTCTCTGTGGAGGACTCCTGGCCATGGCGAACTTCCATGTACTGTATGGCACGCTGCGGAGAGCGTTCATCTCGACCGCATCGGCATCCGGCGCCTCCGTGGTCGTAGTGTTCAAATACTACATCCGATTGATTCTCACGGGAATCGCGATCTTCCTCCTGCTGAAGTTTGGAAACATTAACCCTGTGGGCTTGTTGTTGGGGCTTTCGACCGTAGTCATCAACTTGGTTCTGTTCGGATTTTTCGAGTTTTACAAGAATTACATCAAGGAGGCTTGA
- a CDS encoding Lrp/AsnC family transcriptional regulator: protein MISDLEKTVLSEIQGDLPVEPRPFLTIARKLNLTEEQVLACIRELTEKGVIRRFGVTIRHQVSGFEANAMAAFKVEDERTDEVGALISEYPQVTHCYRRTPMGGWPYNLFAMIHGGSREECERVAGEIAKRAGIHQYRLLYSDEEHKKTSMRYF from the coding sequence ATGATCAGTGATCTGGAAAAGACCGTTCTATCGGAAATACAGGGCGACTTACCCGTCGAGCCCAGACCGTTTCTGACCATTGCCCGCAAATTGAACCTTACCGAAGAACAGGTGTTGGCGTGCATCCGTGAGCTGACGGAAAAGGGAGTGATCCGTCGGTTTGGAGTGACCATTCGGCATCAGGTTTCGGGATTCGAAGCCAACGCCATGGCCGCATTCAAAGTGGAAGACGAGAGAACGGATGAAGTGGGCGCCCTCATCAGCGAGTATCCCCAGGTTACGCACTGTTACCGGCGTACGCCCATGGGTGGGTGGCCATACAATCTGTTCGCCATGATTCACGGCGGCTCTCGGGAAGAATGCGAGCGTGTTGCCGGTGAAATAGCAAAGCGAGCAGGTATTCATCAATATCGGCTGTTGTACAGCGATGAAGAGCACAAGAAGACCAGCATGAGGTATTTTTAG
- a CDS encoding redox-sensing transcriptional repressor Rex, whose amino-acid sequence MKYAKIPGATITRLSMYSRVLERIAQEDVRIVSSERLATLCEVNPAQIRKDLSYFGEFGVRGVGYYVKELLFEIKRILGLNREWKMGIVGVGNLGLALLSHENFSRQGYIFMAAFDNDPQKISKKLPNGLVIHHVNELSLVAKDTGLEIGVIATPANWAQDIANRFIKANVPAILNFAPTQIHVPEGFQVENVDFTVKLDNLAYHLSSKG is encoded by the coding sequence ATGAAATACGCGAAAATACCTGGAGCCACGATCACGCGTCTCTCCATGTACTCTCGTGTACTCGAGCGTATCGCACAAGAGGACGTACGGATTGTCTCTTCAGAGCGGCTGGCCACGCTGTGTGAAGTGAATCCGGCCCAGATCAGGAAAGACTTGTCCTACTTCGGCGAATTCGGGGTCCGGGGAGTGGGTTATTACGTGAAAGAGCTGCTTTTCGAAATAAAACGCATTCTTGGGCTGAACCGGGAATGGAAAATGGGCATCGTCGGGGTAGGGAACCTCGGTCTTGCTCTGCTGTCCCACGAAAACTTCTCCAGACAGGGCTACATCTTTATGGCGGCGTTTGACAACGACCCCCAGAAGATTTCGAAAAAGCTGCCGAACGGCCTGGTCATTCACCATGTCAACGAGCTTTCACTGGTCGCCAAGGACACGGGCCTCGAGATCGGAGTGATCGCCACTCCCGCCAACTGGGCTCAGGATATTGCCAACCGCTTCATCAAAGCCAATGTGCCCGCCATCCTGAACTTTGCGCCTACCCAAATTCACGTTCCTGAAGGTTTCCAGGTGGAAAACGTCGACTTCACGGTCAAGCTCGACAACCTGGCCTATCATCTTTCTTCCAAGGGCTGA
- a CDS encoding universal stress protein: MSNKIKKISVIFVLIVIVTVLHYSTSMKKAPLHVIYRELYLIPILLGAVWYGMKGGLITSIASSMVYIPCAMMSSSGAPSFFMVSNIAEIATFNIVALIVGRYSDLRRKFILGEKPEKGTQEYKVNELNELDAGRNILICLEPSNDTLKEVDYVARMLTKNEHTRATLLGIFREPKADLFPSENEMNAYRAEKETALEGILLKSAQMLKSSGLGEDQVISKTVRFQHGHAADQIVREQEKGRYDTIVVAGAKMPKQQEFLFGNLPVKVIRSVDCPVITVY; this comes from the coding sequence ATGTCCAATAAGATCAAAAAGATATCTGTTATCTTCGTTCTCATAGTTATTGTTACCGTGCTTCACTATTCAACCTCTATGAAGAAAGCGCCATTGCATGTTATATACAGGGAATTGTATCTTATACCCATTCTATTAGGCGCAGTTTGGTACGGTATGAAGGGAGGCTTAATAACCTCAATTGCGTCATCCATGGTATATATTCCATGCGCTATGATGAGTTCTTCTGGGGCGCCGTCGTTCTTTATGGTAAGTAACATAGCTGAAATAGCGACATTTAATATCGTCGCATTGATCGTGGGTAGGTACTCGGACTTGAGGCGAAAGTTTATCTTGGGTGAAAAGCCGGAGAAGGGTACTCAGGAATATAAAGTCAATGAATTGAATGAGTTAGATGCTGGGCGAAACATATTGATATGCCTCGAACCATCGAACGACACATTGAAAGAGGTTGACTATGTGGCACGAATGCTTACCAAAAATGAACATACAAGGGCCACGTTATTGGGTATCTTTCGTGAGCCGAAAGCGGATTTATTTCCAAGTGAGAACGAGATGAACGCCTACAGAGCGGAGAAGGAAACAGCGTTGGAAGGGATATTGCTTAAGTCGGCGCAGATGTTGAAATCATCGGGCCTTGGCGAGGACCAGGTGATCAGCAAGACCGTACGGTTTCAGCACGGTCATGCGGCGGATCAGATCGTCAGAGAACAGGAAAAAGGCCGATACGACACCATTGTTGTCGCCGGCGCGAAGATGCCGAAGCAACAGGAATTCTTGTTCGGGAATCTGCCGGTAAAGGTGATTCGTTCTGTTGACTGTCCGGTAATTACCGTCTATTAG
- a CDS encoding response regulator, with amino-acid sequence MNEKLRILLLEDNFSDAELIQRELRKFGFDFEVRWAENKAAFLDALDTFVPDILLADYALPGFDGMAALSLARRRFEDIPLILVSGAIGEETAIECLKAGATDYVLKQRLKRLGTVIRRALLESEQLTERKRAEEALRQAKDELEHKVRERTAELVRTVDTLQEEIAQRRRAEDDVRLANAQLQERAVQLRALARQLTVVESRERNRIAKILHDHLQQQLASAKLQVTWLDQLTGDDLALAAARIEDILSEAIKVSRSLTAELSPPILHEAGLEAGLEWLVRRMLDEYALRVDLTVDDRSELDEDVRIMLFESVRELLFNVVKHAKVSWAEVRVQPVDETGMLITVRDEGVGFDPLQLKPSGDNYPGFGLFTIQERIDLIGGHLKISSALEKGSCFSLLVPYAHQAAAPLSGASYPEPAQTCAETVLEDEAPLIRVLIADDHAIFRDGIARLLNRERDIQVVAEAGSGREAVELARKTAPDLILMDISMPEVNGIEATRIICRESPDIRIIGFSMYEDEERSLAILKAGAVGHKTKGCAASDLLEAIRRCMRAKSVGGP; translated from the coding sequence ATGAACGAGAAGCTCCGAATACTACTTCTCGAAGACAATTTCTCGGATGCAGAGCTGATTCAGCGCGAACTGCGCAAGTTCGGTTTCGATTTCGAGGTGCGCTGGGCCGAGAACAAGGCCGCTTTTCTTGACGCGTTGGATACGTTTGTGCCCGATATACTTTTAGCGGACTATGCTCTCCCAGGATTCGACGGCATGGCCGCCCTATCCCTGGCGCGGCGTCGCTTCGAGGATATACCGTTGATACTCGTGTCCGGAGCGATCGGCGAGGAAACGGCCATTGAGTGCCTCAAGGCCGGAGCGACCGACTATGTCTTAAAGCAGCGGTTGAAGCGGCTCGGGACAGTCATCCGGCGAGCACTTTTGGAATCCGAGCAATTGACCGAGAGAAAGCGGGCCGAGGAAGCCCTGCGGCAGGCCAAGGACGAGCTGGAACACAAGGTCCGGGAGCGAACGGCCGAGCTGGTTCGCACCGTCGACACGCTCCAGGAGGAAATCGCTCAGCGCCGTCGGGCCGAGGACGACGTGCGGCTGGCTAACGCACAACTGCAGGAGCGCGCGGTTCAATTGCGGGCTCTGGCCCGTCAACTGACCGTTGTCGAGAGCCGCGAGCGCAACCGAATAGCCAAGATCCTGCACGATCATCTGCAGCAACAGTTGGCATCCGCCAAGCTTCAGGTCACCTGGCTGGATCAGCTGACGGGTGACGATCTCGCCCTGGCTGCGGCGCGCATAGAAGATATTCTATCCGAGGCGATCAAGGTCTCACGCTCGCTCACCGCGGAACTGAGCCCTCCCATTTTGCACGAGGCGGGACTGGAGGCCGGGCTCGAATGGCTGGTCCGCCGGATGCTGGACGAGTACGCCCTTCGGGTCGATCTGACCGTCGACGACAGATCCGAGCTCGATGAGGACGTGAGAATCATGCTCTTCGAGTCGGTGCGCGAATTGCTCTTCAACGTGGTCAAGCATGCCAAGGTATCGTGGGCCGAGGTGCGGGTACAACCTGTGGATGAGACCGGCATGCTCATCACGGTCAGAGATGAAGGCGTCGGATTTGATCCCCTCCAATTAAAGCCGTCTGGAGATAATTATCCCGGATTTGGGTTGTTCACGATCCAAGAGCGGATCGACCTGATCGGCGGCCACTTGAAGATCTCGAGCGCCCTGGAAAAGGGTAGCTGTTTTTCGTTACTCGTGCCATACGCGCATCAGGCCGCCGCGCCGCTTTCCGGCGCGTCCTACCCCGAACCGGCGCAAACGTGCGCCGAAACGGTGCTCGAGGATGAGGCGCCGCTAATCCGTGTCTTGATTGCCGACGATCACGCCATTTTTCGCGACGGTATCGCCCGCCTGTTGAACCGTGAAAGGGATATCCAGGTGGTCGCCGAGGCCGGCAGCGGGAGGGAAGCCGTTGAGTTGGCGCGTAAGACGGCGCCGGACCTGATCCTCATGGACATCTCGATGCCCGAGGTCAACGGCATCGAGGCCACCCGGATCATTTGCAGGGAGTCACCGGATATTCGGATCATCGGTTTTTCCATGTACGAAGACGAAGAGCGGTCTCTTGCGATTCTAAAGGCCGGCGCCGTTGGGCACAAGACCAAGGGCTGCGCGGCATCCGATCTGCTGGAAGCGATCCGCCGGTGCATGCGCGCGAAATCGGTTGGAGGACCGTAA
- a CDS encoding AtpZ/AtpI family protein: MAFFKGQRPEYIRLLAMASSMGISIVLATVIGLGVGYYLDNHVFGTSPWLTLIFLILGIIAGFRNIYIIGKRAQERENKLDKRNSTGTASKD, translated from the coding sequence ATGGCCTTCTTTAAGGGACAGCGGCCGGAGTATATCAGGCTATTGGCCATGGCCAGCTCCATGGGAATTTCAATCGTTCTGGCCACGGTCATCGGTCTGGGCGTCGGGTATTACCTGGATAACCACGTATTTGGCACATCACCGTGGCTCACGCTGATTTTCCTTATATTGGGAATCATAGCGGGCTTCAGAAACATTTACATTATTGGAAAACGAGCACAGGAGAGAGAAAACAAACTCGACAAACGAAACTCGACAGGTACGGCGTCTAAAGATTAA
- a CDS encoding response regulator, protein MIDCETEIVLVEDNPNDAELITRVLKKHDLGDNLVILRDGAEALSFLFGEDGCVKGSLGPLRLILLDLKLPKVDGTEVLRRIKTDERTKSIPVVILTSSSEQRDLHDTYNLGANSYVTKPIKFTDFAQVVSDVGSYWLRRNKLPDL, encoded by the coding sequence ATGATCGATTGTGAAACGGAGATCGTTCTCGTGGAGGACAATCCGAACGATGCGGAACTCATTACGAGGGTGCTCAAGAAACACGATCTAGGCGACAATTTGGTCATCCTAAGGGACGGCGCGGAAGCCCTGTCGTTTCTTTTCGGGGAGGACGGCTGCGTCAAAGGATCCCTTGGCCCCCTCAGGTTGATTCTACTGGACTTGAAACTTCCGAAAGTCGATGGAACCGAGGTGCTGCGTCGAATCAAAACCGATGAGCGCACCAAGAGTATACCGGTCGTCATCCTGACTTCTTCATCGGAGCAGCGCGATCTCCATGATACTTACAACTTGGGCGCCAACAGCTATGTGACAAAGCCGATCAAATTCACCGACTTCGCCCAAGTGGTGTCGGACGTGGGATCGTACTGGTTGCGTCGGAACAAATTACCCGACCTGTAG